In the Psychromicrobium lacuslunae genome, ACCCAGCGCACATCCCGACCACCTACCGCTACCACGGCGCCGGGCTGTAGCTTATGAATCAGATCGTAGAAGGCGGGATAATCGTATTTCTCGGTTTTAGCGGTATTTCCGTTTGAGCCATCGAACCAGACTTCACTGATTGCCCCGTACTGGGTGAGGATCTCGTAGAGCGTATTGAGGAAGTAAGCGCCGTAATCGGTGGCTTGGTAGTTGTAGCTGGCTAGGTTGGGATCGTTTGCCCGACTGTCGCCCGCCACCAGGGTGGGAATAGTGCGGGTTGTTGCCTGGCTACCGTTGCCGTAAACGCCCTTGATCTCCTGATTCGAATCGGCGGGGGAGAGGTAGAGGCCGACCTGGAGGCCATACTTGTGCGCTGAGTCGGTGAAGAGTTTCACGATATCGCCCTTACCGCCCAGCCAGGGGGAGGCAGCCACTGAATAGTCCGAGTAGCGGCTGGGGTAGAGCAGAAAGCCGTCATGGTGTTTGACGGTCAGGATGACCCGACGGAAACCGGCGTCGGCGAGTGCTTTCACCCACTGATCGGTATCGACGGTTCCGGTCGGATTGAAGCGCTGCGGATCTTCGGTGCCGTGGCCCCATTCTTGGTTGTAGAAGGTATTGATGCCGAAGTGCACAAAGGCGCTGAGCTTATCGTTCTGCCAGTTCCACTGCTGGCTGGTGGGGCGGACCATGGTGGATTTGGTCAGGATGTCTTGATCGCAGTCTGTGGCGCTGACCGGAATGTAGTTGCCCGGGCTGAGCTGGCTTAAGTCTTGGCACTGGCCGGGTTGGTTCGGGTCAACAGGACCAGTGGTGTTGAAGGTGAACACGGTCGGATCGTAGCTGGCCGGGCCCGAGCTGACCCGAACTTTCCGGATTGAGCCGATAAAGCCTCGATTAGTGCCGCTCGGGTGTACCTCGTTGCCGATCCCGAAAGCTTTCTCTAGACCCGCGGCGATGCCGAAGCCCGTAGTCGCCGTCACTGTGGGTAGCTGTTTGCCATCGAGGATCAGGAAAAGTGAGACGCCCTGGGTGGTCGGCAAATAGTGCAGGGAAAGGTTGTGCTCTTGATTGAGCGCGGGGAAGGCGACCGAAGCAGAGTGGTTCGCCCAACTGCCGTTAGCTAGGGTGTCGAAACCGTAGCTCAGTTTGCCCGCTTGCGCACGGATCGAGAAGTTGCCGCCGACCGAAAGTAGGGTGCTCAGATTGGCGGGAGCGGTGGTCGGGGTGAACCGGACTTCGGCAATGAAGTTCTTTGTCGCGGTGCTTGGGCTCGTTGCCGAAGCTAACGACCAGTCGGCAGGAGTGAAGCTGATGCCTTGCTGTCCGCCAGTTAGTTTGACGCCGCTGCCAGCTATTTGCTGCTCATCGCCTTGCACTCGGTGCAAGCTGCCGCGCAGCGCCTCTTCGCCAGCCGTGGTGTAGGCAGTAGTGCCGACTAGGGAGCCAGCAAAGCCAACATTGAGGGAGTCTGGTTCGGCAACCTCAGCGGCGAGTGGTGAAGCGTTCGTGGCCACAGCGGGGGTAACTCCTGCCAAAACGAGGGCGGTGGATAGGGACAATCCAGCAAGAACTCGGAACTTCTTCACAAGGACCCTTTCGGAGCACATCTTTGTACTATGGGCTGGCAACAGGATCCACGATACATCTGATGTTTATTCCTGAAAACCCTTATGTCTGCAAAAAATTGCAGAATATGAATTGCATTGATCTGATCTCTAATTTTTCACGAACTACCTGAACTAGCGGGAGCGTCACTACTCTGCTCGGAAGCGTCGCGACGGCTTCGGAGATACTGCACGATGGCAATCAGGATGCCCGCTAACAGCCAAAATGCGCCGACGACGAGGGCACTGACATTCGCGAAAGCGATCACCACCAGGAAAAACACGATCGACAACACCGGCACTCCGAGGTGCAGCAGGTAGCTTCTACTGCGTCGCTTAATCAGGAAATACCCGACTACCGCTGCATGCAGCAACACAAACGCGCTCATCGCACCAATCGAAACGGTGGAGGAGAGCAGATCTAAGCCGTCCGGCTCGGCGGCCGCCCAGACCGCGAGAGCCAAGGTAATAACGGTAACCAAGATCGTTGCAAGCGCGGGGGCTGAGCCGTTGCGGTT is a window encoding:
- a CDS encoding alpha-L-fucosidase encodes the protein MATNASPLAAEVAEPDSLNVGFAGSLVGTTAYTTAGEEALRGSLHRVQGDEQQIAGSGVKLTGGQQGISFTPADWSLASATSPSTATKNFIAEVRFTPTTAPANLSTLLSVGGNFSIRAQAGKLSYGFDTLANGSWANHSASVAFPALNQEHNLSLHYLPTTQGVSLFLILDGKQLPTVTATTGFGIAAGLEKAFGIGNEVHPSGTNRGFIGSIRKVRVSSGPASYDPTVFTFNTTGPVDPNQPGQCQDLSQLSPGNYIPVSATDCDQDILTKSTMVRPTSQQWNWQNDKLSAFVHFGINTFYNQEWGHGTEDPQRFNPTGTVDTDQWVKALADAGFRRVILTVKHHDGFLLYPSRYSDYSVAASPWLGGKGDIVKLFTDSAHKYGLQVGLYLSPADSNQEIKGVYGNGSQATTRTIPTLVAGDSRANDPNLASYNYQATDYGAYFLNTLYEILTQYGAISEVWFDGSNGNTAKTEKYDYPAFYDLIHKLQPGAVVAVGGRDVRWVGNENGQARPNEWSSLPVIDPADQGKLGEPTDGTAASLGDRQTLISAVRSGGANALHWWPAEADFKLTQGWFAHPTDKPLTGSQLLQKYQETVGRNAVFLMNVPPTTSGSFSAASVQALKDFKTELDKAYAVDYAKSRPANSPDGSTSTALGDGDPATSWTPGANGTGSVTVDLGATKSVKRISLSEAVLQHGQAIEGVTIEAEQGGSWQNIATVGSIGQLRILELPSAVTAQKFRINITQSRAQSYLSQLSLWGEASS